The following are encoded together in the Anopheles nili chromosome 3, idAnoNiliSN_F5_01, whole genome shotgun sequence genome:
- the LOC128725606 gene encoding alpha-1,3-mannosyl-glycoprotein 2-beta-N-acetylglucosaminyltransferase produces the protein MRPRKTILLVGVLVIWVLMTYLAFMRTVRVTDGSRSRPAAASRQVMEKVQFFEDNLKNFAENRQNLYRDIINILRRDEKLPSVPAQAIPIASSDGPVIEQEHVLPGSVGEDTQKVVLGVPEEGDAEVNGVLGAPAPLIPVPEAEDGRPEVERVLSKFQQRYLNNDPAFPVIPVVVFACNRISVNKCLDDLIRYRPSPEQFPIIVSQDCDDEPTRNTILSYRDEVTLIQQPDQSDIPVPPKEKKYKGYYKISRHYGWALRAVFGQGFDSVILVEDDLSVAPDFYEYFLGTYPILKRDKSLWCVSAWNDNGKEGLIDSSAHDLLYRSDFFPGLGWMMTKDLWDELSPKWPKAFWDDWIRQPEQRKERACIRPELPRTRTFGKVGVSNGLFFDKHLKYIKLSEEFASFTKNNLTYLMKSAYDKAFLETVYQSPVVTLDELKRGIVTTREPIRIAYHTKEQYKRATKNLGLMDDFKSGVPRTAYRGIVSFFYNGQRVYLAPSANWKGYDLTWS, from the exons ATGCGGCCACGTAAAACGATTCTACTGGTTGGCGTGTTGGTCATCTGGGTGCTGATGACTTATCTCGCGTTCATGCGCACCGTCCGGGTTACCGATGGTTCGCGATCTCGACCAGCCGCTGCCAGTAGACAGGTGATGGAGAAAGTGCAGTTCTTCGAGGATAACCTGAAAAACTTCGCCGAAAATCGGCAGAATCTCTACCGGGACATCATAAACATCCTGCGCCGGGACGAGAAGCTGCCCAGCGTTCCTGCCCAAGCGATTCCGATTGCGTCTTCTGACGGCCCTGTGATTGAGCAAGAGCATGTGCTTCCGGGTTCCGTAGGAGAGGACACGCAGAAAGTCGTTCTAGGAGTTCCGGAAGAGGGCGATGCAGAAGTAAACGGTGTTCTCGGAGCACCGGCACCGCTGATCCCGGTTCCTGAAGCTGAGGATGGTCGACCGGAGGTAGAACGTGTGCTCAGCAAATTTCAGCAGCGTTATCTCAACAATGATCCCGCATTCCCGGTCATACCGGTTGTAGTATTCGCGTGTAATCGTATCTCGGTCAACAAGTGTTTGGATGATTTGATACGCTATCGGCCGAGCCCTGAGCAATTCCCCATAATCGTATCGCAGGATTGCGACGACGAACCGACACGAAACACGATCCTGTCGTACCGCGACGAAGTAACACTTATCCAGCAACCGGACCAATCGGACATTCCCGTGCCACCAAAGGAGAAAAAGTATAAGGGGTATTACAAGATCTCGCGCCACTACGGTTGGGCCCTAAGAGCGGTGTTTGGGCAAGGGTTTGATTCCGTAATCCTCGTGGAGGACGATCTCAGCGTAGCGCCAGATTTTTACGAGTATTTCCTTGGTACCTATCCCATATTGAAACGCGACAAATCACTCTGGTGCGTGTCGGCATGGAATGATAATGGCAAGGAGGGGTTGATCGACAGCTCAGCGCACGATCTGTTGTACAGATCTGACTTTTTCCCCGGACTTGGTTGGATGATGACAAAGGATTTGTGGGATGAGCTGTCTCCAAAATGGCCTAAAGC cTTTTGGGATGATTGGATCCGCCAGCCAGAGCAGCGTAAAGAGCGAGCTTGCATACGGCCGGAACTGCCCCGTACACGAACGTTCGGAAAAGTTGGTGTATCTAA TGGACTCTTTTTCGACAAACATCTAAAGTACATCAAGCTAAGTGAAGAGTTCGCGAGCTTTACCAAAAACAATCTAACCTACCTAATGAAG TCCGCCTATGACAAAGCGTTCCTTGAAACCGTGTACCAAAGCCCGGTGGTAACGTTGGATGAACTGAAACGCGGCATAGTGACGACCAGAGAACCGATACGCATCGCTTATCACACCAAAGAGCAGTACAAACGGGCCACCAAGAATCTGGGACTAATGGACGACTTTAAG AGCGGCGTACCACGGACGGCATATCGGGGCATCGTGTCGTTCTTCTACAACGGTCAGCGGGTATACCTGGCACCAAGTGCGAACTGGAAGGGTTACGATCTCACCTGGAGTTAA